From Rhodovastum atsumiense, a single genomic window includes:
- a CDS encoding PQQ-dependent sugar dehydrogenase, with the protein MLLPATAQAQWQRIDPAELPPPYATRSTSNASRVVAPPAGALPQVPAGFTASLWASGLSTPRVIRRAPNGDIFLAESGGGKVLVFPARDGAPAAPPPDTFAADLTLPFGIAFWPPADPRFVYVAETGRVLRYPYRAGDRRARGPAETVLSRLPEGGHWTRDLAVAADGSRLFVAIGSETNVAQHMGPAPRGGLAAWETARGIGAAWGDEAGRAAVLQFAPDGGGFRPFATGLRNCSGLAVQPGTGAVWCVTNERDGLGDDLPPDYATSLRERGFYGWPWFYIGAHPDPRLAGRRPELAERTLVPDVLLPAHGAPLGIAFYDGTSGPAAFPPEFRGDAFVALHGSWNRSHPSGYKVIRLQFRDGRATGAFQDFVTGFTTAAGRVWARPAGVAVARDGALLVSEDANGTLWRIAPKLAE; encoded by the coding sequence TTGCTGCTGCCGGCCACCGCCCAGGCACAGTGGCAGCGCATCGATCCCGCCGAGCTGCCGCCGCCCTACGCGACGCGATCCACCAGCAACGCCTCCCGCGTCGTGGCACCGCCGGCCGGGGCGTTGCCGCAGGTCCCGGCCGGGTTCACCGCCTCGCTCTGGGCCTCCGGACTGTCGACGCCCCGCGTGATCCGCCGCGCCCCCAACGGCGACATTTTCCTCGCCGAAAGCGGCGGGGGAAAAGTGCTGGTGTTCCCGGCCCGGGACGGAGCCCCCGCGGCCCCGCCGCCGGACACCTTCGCCGCCGACCTGACCCTGCCTTTCGGCATCGCCTTCTGGCCGCCGGCCGATCCCCGCTTCGTCTACGTGGCCGAAACCGGCCGGGTGCTGCGCTATCCCTACCGCGCCGGCGACCGCCGCGCGCGCGGGCCGGCCGAGACGGTGCTGTCCCGCCTGCCGGAAGGCGGGCACTGGACGCGCGATCTCGCCGTGGCAGCGGACGGGTCGCGGCTGTTCGTCGCGATCGGCTCGGAGACCAACGTCGCCCAGCACATGGGCCCCGCGCCGCGGGGCGGACTCGCCGCCTGGGAAACGGCGCGCGGCATCGGCGCCGCCTGGGGCGACGAGGCGGGCCGCGCCGCCGTTCTGCAGTTCGCCCCCGATGGCGGCGGTTTCCGGCCGTTCGCGACCGGGTTGCGCAATTGCTCGGGACTGGCGGTGCAGCCGGGGACCGGGGCGGTGTGGTGCGTCACCAACGAACGCGACGGGCTCGGCGACGACCTGCCCCCCGATTACGCGACCTCATTGCGCGAACGTGGGTTCTATGGCTGGCCCTGGTTCTACATCGGCGCGCATCCCGACCCGCGCCTGGCCGGACGCCGTCCTGAGCTGGCGGAGCGGACGCTGGTGCCGGACGTGCTGCTGCCGGCGCACGGCGCGCCGCTCGGCATCGCCTTCTACGATGGGACGTCCGGCCCCGCCGCCTTCCCACCGGAGTTCCGCGGGGATGCCTTCGTGGCGCTGCACGGCTCGTGGAACCGCAGCCACCCCAGCGGCTACAAGGTGATCCGCCTGCAATTCCGCGACGGCCGGGCCACCGGCGCCTTCCAGGATTTCGTGACCGGGTTCACGACGGCGGCGGGGCGCGTCTGGGCCCGCCCGGCGGGGGTGGCGGTGGCGCGCGACGGCGCCCTGCTGGTCAGCGAGGACGCCAACGGCACTCTTTGGCGTATCGCACCGAAGCTGGCAGAATAG
- a CDS encoding phosphodiesterase: protein MILAQLTDLHVRPPGLPAMRICETNMLTERALLAVRDFRPRPDAVVITGDLTANGLAAEYRNFAGMLARLIDMPVYVVPGNHDDREVLRSELAHLPGVTSHPRFVQYVVEDLPVRLVMLDTLIPGRTEGELCAERLAWLEATLAAAPDRPTMIGMHHPPFACGVGHMDRIILRDPAAFAAVVARHRQVQRIICGHHHRVITGNVAQAIASVGPGVAHIVELDLFDDKPSAWRLEPPAFQLHVQIAGGGIVSHTAFVERYPGPFPFIPDPI, encoded by the coding sequence ATGATCCTGGCTCAGCTGACCGACCTGCATGTCCGCCCCCCCGGCCTGCCGGCCATGCGGATCTGCGAGACCAACATGCTCACCGAGCGGGCGCTGCTCGCCGTGCGCGATTTCCGGCCGCGGCCGGATGCGGTGGTGATCACCGGCGACCTGACCGCGAACGGGCTGGCCGCCGAATACCGCAACTTCGCCGGGATGCTGGCACGGCTGATCGACATGCCAGTGTATGTGGTGCCCGGCAATCACGACGATCGCGAGGTCCTGCGCAGCGAACTCGCGCACCTGCCCGGCGTGACCAGCCATCCCCGTTTCGTCCAGTATGTGGTGGAGGACCTGCCGGTCCGGCTGGTGATGCTCGACACGCTGATCCCCGGCCGCACCGAAGGCGAGCTTTGCGCCGAACGCCTCGCCTGGCTGGAGGCGACCCTGGCGGCGGCGCCGGACCGGCCGACCATGATCGGCATGCACCACCCCCCCTTCGCCTGCGGCGTCGGCCACATGGACCGGATCATCCTGCGCGACCCGGCCGCCTTCGCGGCGGTGGTGGCGCGGCACCGGCAGGTGCAGCGCATCATCTGCGGCCACCATCATCGCGTCATCACCGGCAATGTCGCGCAGGCCATCGCCTCGGTGGGTCCGGGGGTCGCGCATATCGTCGAGCTCGATCTGTTCGACGACAAACCCTCCGCGTGGCGACTCGAGCCGCCGGCCTTCCAGCTCCACGTGCAGATCGCCGGCGGCGGCATCGTGTCGCATACCGCCTTCGTTGAACGCTATCCCGGCCCGTTTCCCTTCATTCCGGACCCAATTTGA
- a CDS encoding DUF2934 domain-containing protein has product MADLEQRTRDLAYRLWEEAGRPDGRDHEFWYAARQQVEAEPVHNGHVPTPVTATPAPAATKPAEATPPATSPAARTSAPAPAATASVAEPVAPPPAKATPPVKAAAAKTSKAPTKTAGKPTAKKKT; this is encoded by the coding sequence ATGGCTGATCTGGAACAGCGCACCCGCGATCTCGCTTATCGCCTGTGGGAAGAAGCCGGCCGTCCGGACGGACGCGACCATGAATTCTGGTACGCCGCCCGCCAGCAGGTCGAGGCGGAACCCGTCCATAACGGGCATGTCCCGACGCCGGTGACCGCAACGCCCGCACCCGCCGCGACGAAACCGGCCGAGGCAACGCCACCGGCGACTTCGCCTGCGGCGCGCACATCCGCTCCGGCCCCGGCGGCCACTGCGTCCGTCGCCGAGCCCGTGGCGCCGCCCCCCGCGAAAGCGACGCCTCCGGTGAAGGCCGCGGCCGCCAAGACCAGCAAGGCCCCGACCAAGACCGCCGGCAAGCCGACGGCGAAAAAGAAGACCTGA
- the egtD gene encoding L-histidine N(alpha)-methyltransferase, translating into MLDMSGTLDAAVAAEALAGLGRSPKTLPAKLFYDAKGCALFDAITRLPEYYPTRTELALLHATVPAIARRVPPRSVLVEYGASSEDKAEILLEWLQAPAAYVPIDVAAAALAALRRRMQARLPVHPLVADFLRPLVLPREVAGHPVFGFFPGSTIGNLEPDVAICFLQQVRDTLGAGALFLVGVDLRKDPAVLIPAYDDAAGVTAAFNLNLLARLNREAGAAFDLSSFVHDARWNEQEGRIEMHLVSLRAQTVRVAGHSVRFEAGESIHTENSYKHTVGGFIALAARAGWRSAGLWRDAAGLFSLHLLTTEDRDEA; encoded by the coding sequence ATGCTCGACATGTCCGGCACGCTCGACGCCGCGGTCGCGGCGGAGGCGCTGGCGGGACTCGGGCGCAGCCCGAAGACCTTGCCGGCCAAGCTGTTCTACGATGCCAAGGGGTGCGCGTTGTTCGACGCCATCACCCGCCTGCCCGAATACTACCCGACCCGCACCGAGCTGGCCTTGTTGCACGCGACCGTGCCTGCGATCGCGCGGAGGGTGCCGCCGCGCAGCGTGCTGGTCGAGTACGGCGCGAGCAGCGAGGACAAGGCCGAAATCCTGCTCGAATGGCTGCAGGCTCCGGCGGCCTACGTGCCGATCGACGTGGCGGCTGCCGCCCTGGCGGCGCTGCGCCGGCGCATGCAGGCGCGCCTGCCGGTGCATCCCCTGGTCGCGGATTTCCTCCGCCCGCTGGTGCTGCCGCGCGAGGTCGCGGGTCACCCGGTGTTCGGCTTCTTTCCCGGATCGACCATCGGCAATCTCGAGCCCGATGTCGCCATCTGCTTCCTGCAGCAGGTGCGCGACACACTCGGCGCCGGGGCGCTGTTCCTGGTCGGCGTGGACCTGCGCAAGGACCCGGCGGTGCTGATCCCGGCCTATGACGATGCCGCCGGGGTGACGGCGGCCTTCAACCTCAATCTGCTGGCGCGGCTCAACCGCGAGGCCGGCGCGGCGTTCGACCTGTCTTCCTTCGTCCATGACGCCCGCTGGAACGAGCAGGAGGGACGCATCGAGATGCATCTGGTCAGCCTTCGCGCGCAGACCGTGCGCGTCGCCGGGCACAGCGTGCGTTTCGAGGCCGGCGAGAGCATCCATACCGAGAACAGCTACAAGCACACTGTCGGGGGCTTCATCGCCCTGGCCGCGCGCGCGGGCTGGCGCAGCGCCGGGCTGTGGCGCGATGCCGCCGGCCTGTTCTCGCTGCATCTGTTGACCACGGAGGATCGGGATGAAGCATGA